A single genomic interval of Proteiniborus sp. DW1 harbors:
- a CDS encoding Crp/Fnr family transcriptional regulator, which translates to MEKVLDVEREYKICNLCKGKYCAHKVSIFSVLTEEQLAKLTAKISHKNYKKGQVIFFEGDISDKLYVINKGKIKIFKYTREGKEQILYILSEGDFVGDLSLLKKDEFKFNAEALENSNICVLTKDDFDEMLKENPEIAIEILQVVYDRIVKLENLIQNLSTKDIEARIAGLLLSFVKDFGVRKEDSIELELPLSREDIANYIGVTRETISRKLGSMQDQGVIDLIGSKKIIIKDIEELEYMST; encoded by the coding sequence GTGGAAAAAGTTTTAGATGTTGAAAGAGAATATAAAATCTGTAATTTGTGCAAAGGGAAGTATTGTGCCCATAAGGTATCCATATTCTCAGTTCTTACAGAAGAGCAATTAGCAAAACTAACAGCAAAAATATCGCATAAGAATTATAAAAAAGGCCAGGTCATTTTCTTCGAAGGAGATATATCAGATAAGCTTTATGTAATAAATAAAGGAAAAATCAAAATTTTTAAATATACTAGGGAAGGTAAGGAGCAAATACTCTACATTTTATCAGAAGGAGATTTTGTAGGAGACTTAAGCCTTCTGAAGAAGGACGAATTTAAATTTAATGCAGAGGCATTAGAAAATTCAAACATATGTGTACTTACGAAGGATGACTTTGATGAAATGTTAAAAGAAAACCCAGAGATAGCTATTGAAATATTGCAGGTAGTCTATGATAGAATTGTTAAGTTAGAAAATCTCATCCAAAATTTAAGTACAAAAGACATAGAAGCTAGAATAGCAGGATTACTACTTAGCTTTGTAAAGGACTTTGGAGTTCGTAAAGAAGACTCAATAGAGCTTGAACTACCTCTAAGTAGAGAAGATATAGCCAACTATATTGGTGTCACAAGAGAAACCATAAGCAGAAAGTTAGGAAGTATGCAAGACCAAGGGGTAATAGACCTAATTGGAAGCAAGAAAATTATCATAAAAGATATTGAAGAGCTAGAATATATGAGCACATAA
- a CDS encoding phage holin family protein, translating to MSDDERNNGRDYDRTRDNNNFSITEMIVRVIITAIVVGLTAFFTPGFSIDGLWSLLIASIVIGALDYLVERFTGIEASAFGKGIKGFLITVVILYVTKLIVPGFHITWLGAIIGALVIGIIDAIIPGKAVV from the coding sequence ATGTCAGATGATGAAAGAAACAATGGAAGAGATTATGACAGAACAAGAGATAACAACAACTTTAGTATTACCGAAATGATAGTTAGAGTAATAATTACAGCCATAGTTGTAGGCTTAACAGCATTTTTTACACCAGGTTTCAGTATTGACGGTTTATGGAGTTTACTAATAGCAAGTATTGTCATAGGGGCTTTAGACTACTTAGTAGAAAGATTTACAGGAATAGAAGCTTCTGCTTTTGGTAAAGGTATTAAAGGATTCTTAATTACAGTAGTTATCCTTTATGTAACTAAACTCATTGTACCAGGATTCCATATAACTTGGTTAGGAGCAATTATTGGTGCTCTAGTGATAGGTATAATCGATGCTATAATACCAGGTAAAGCAGTAGTATAG
- a CDS encoding metalloregulator ArsR/SmtB family transcription factor, with translation MVDLEQDSLCDTNEVNKETVNKIKKDILPDSTIEGLSEIFKALGDPTRLKIINVLSKQALCVYDIADILSMSQSAISHQLRVLRGLRLVKYRKEGKHVIYSLDDDHVLQLFNQGIDHISHE, from the coding sequence ATGGTAGATTTAGAACAAGATAGTTTATGTGACACGAATGAAGTAAATAAAGAAACCGTAAACAAGATTAAAAAGGACATTCTTCCAGATTCAACAATAGAAGGATTATCAGAAATTTTTAAGGCGTTAGGTGATCCTACAAGACTTAAAATTATTAATGTGCTCTCTAAACAGGCTTTATGTGTTTATGATATAGCAGATATACTTAGCATGAGCCAATCAGCCATATCCCATCAGTTAAGAGTCCTTAGAGGACTACGATTAGTGAAGTACAGAAAAGAAGGGAAACATGTAATTTATTCATTAGATGACGACCATGTACTCCAACTATTTAATCAAGGTATAGATCATATATCACATGAATAA
- a CDS encoding DUF1858 domain-containing protein, with amino-acid sequence MTITRDMLIGEILREKPESVETLLRFGMGCVGCPSSQMESLEQAAMVHGIDLEKLLEELNK; translated from the coding sequence ATGACTATAACTAGAGATATGCTTATTGGTGAAATATTAAGAGAAAAGCCAGAATCTGTTGAGACTCTTTTAAGATTTGGCATGGGATGTGTTGGATGTCCTTCTTCTCAAATGGAATCACTAGAGCAAGCTGCTATGGTACATGGAATTGACTTAGAAAAACTTCTTGAAGAATTAAACAAATAA
- a CDS encoding 5-formyltetrahydrofolate cyclo-ligase, with translation MIKYSKEDIRKEMTSLRNDLTKEYVNYLSQKIISTLLKLPIFKDSQNIMLYLSFGNEVDTFRLIEVCKEQGKKIIVPFCVKEGRQIVPTEIKNVEEDLVRTKFGYLQPKKELVRPVNTQEIDLILLPGLAFDRGCYRVSYGGGYYDRFLGKLNFTVPTIGLIYDFQLIDLAPIENHDIPVDYVITEKRIIIRTDERVSFKEDFMENQGIKNNEEKKIQKNICEECGSTMKPDSGCFICPNCGYSPCDI, from the coding sequence ATGATTAAATATTCGAAAGAAGATATACGAAAAGAAATGACTAGCTTAAGGAATGACCTAACAAAGGAATATGTAAATTACTTAAGCCAAAAGATTATTTCAACTCTTTTAAAGCTACCAATTTTTAAAGATAGTCAGAATATAATGCTCTATCTAAGCTTCGGTAATGAAGTAGATACCTTTAGACTAATTGAAGTTTGTAAGGAGCAGGGCAAAAAAATAATTGTTCCTTTTTGCGTAAAAGAAGGAAGACAAATAGTTCCCACAGAAATAAAAAATGTGGAAGAGGATTTAGTTAGAACTAAATTTGGGTATTTACAACCCAAAAAAGAGCTTGTAAGGCCCGTAAATACGCAAGAAATTGATTTAATACTACTTCCTGGACTTGCCTTTGATAGAGGCTGCTATAGGGTAAGTTATGGAGGAGGGTATTATGATAGATTTCTTGGAAAACTTAACTTCACAGTACCTACTATTGGACTGATATATGATTTCCAATTAATAGACTTAGCACCAATAGAAAATCATGATATACCAGTGGATTATGTAATTACGGAAAAAAGAATAATAATAAGAACAGACGAAAGAGTGAGTTTTAAGGAGGATTTTATGGAAAACCAAGGAATCAAAAACAATGAAGAAAAGAAAATACAGAAGAATATATGCGAAGAATGTGGAAGCACAATGAAACCAGATAGTGGTTGCTTCATATGCCCAAATTGTGGGTATAGTCCATGTGATATATAG
- a CDS encoding glutaredoxin family protein produces MANVTIYTSNTCPHCVSAKQYLSEKGINYTEKNVQTDPSARKELIQKGIMSVPVIVVDGQDIVGFDKAKLEELL; encoded by the coding sequence ATGGCAAATGTAACTATTTATACAAGCAACACATGTCCACATTGTGTATCTGCAAAGCAGTATCTTTCAGAGAAAGGCATAAACTATACAGAGAAAAATGTTCAGACAGACCCTAGTGCACGAAAGGAGTTAATTCAAAAAGGCATCATGTCAGTACCTGTAATAGTAGTAGATGGGCAGGATATAGTAGGATTTGATAAAGCAAAGCTAGAAGAGCTTTTATAA
- a CDS encoding TlpA disulfide reductase family protein: MKNKKIVIIISVIVGIIALSIGIGFLAIRHLEKTAIKKQQEIIEARDDANKINFDDIIDVGDFAPDFTLQDLDGNTISLDDFKGEKVVFLNFWATWCPPCRAEMPDLDKVYQESKGEDFIVLAINLGESEKIVKEFMAENGYSFPVLLDKTQKVGFAYNTFSIPTSVLVDKEGKVRVYRPGAMTYNQMIEMVESIQ, from the coding sequence ATGAAAAATAAAAAAATAGTCATTATCATATCAGTCATTGTGGGCATTATAGCCTTATCCATAGGTATAGGATTTTTAGCAATTAGGCATTTAGAAAAAACTGCTATAAAGAAACAACAGGAAATTATTGAGGCTAGAGACGATGCAAATAAAATAAACTTTGATGATATTATTGATGTAGGAGATTTTGCTCCAGATTTTACTTTACAAGATCTAGATGGAAATACAATATCTCTTGATGACTTTAAAGGTGAGAAGGTTGTGTTCTTAAATTTCTGGGCTACTTGGTGTCCACCATGTAGAGCAGAGATGCCTGATTTAGACAAGGTATATCAAGAAAGCAAAGGCGAAGATTTTATAGTTCTGGCCATAAATTTGGGAGAATCTGAAAAAATAGTTAAAGAATTTATGGCAGAAAACGGATACAGCTTCCCAGTACTATTAGACAAAACTCAAAAAGTTGGATTTGCATACAATACATTTTCCATACCAACTTCTGTGCTAGTAGATAAAGAAGGGAAAGTTAGAGTCTATAGACCTGGAGCTATGACATACAATCAAATGATAGAAATGGTAGAAAGTATACAGTAA
- the rsmA gene encoding 16S rRNA (adenine(1518)-N(6)/adenine(1519)-N(6))-dimethyltransferase RsmA produces the protein MKGENKRLYSPAVVKEIIEKHSFRFSKSLGQNFLIDGNIIDRIIEGANIEHDDGIIEVGPGIGTLTQKLCESAERVVAIELDNNLLPILEETLGNYNNIEVVHGDVLKVNLNQLIKEKLDGKKVKVVANLPYYITTPIIMKLLEEKLNIDKIVVMVQKEVALRMKATPGNKDYGALSIAVQYYSKPEIIVDVPKNVFMPRPNVDSAVIMLDVYDEPVIKVKDEKIFFNVVKAAFGKRRKTLLNALAGGIDLGKEKIEEVLKRSEIEPVRRGETLSIIEFARIADEIYEVMNN, from the coding sequence ATGAAAGGAGAGAATAAGAGGCTTTATTCACCAGCTGTAGTAAAAGAAATCATTGAAAAACATAGTTTTAGATTTTCTAAAAGTCTAGGACAAAATTTCTTAATAGATGGAAATATAATCGATAGGATAATAGAAGGTGCAAATATAGAGCATGATGATGGAATAATCGAAGTTGGGCCAGGCATAGGAACCCTTACACAGAAATTATGTGAGAGTGCAGAAAGAGTAGTTGCCATAGAGTTAGACAACAATTTACTTCCTATTTTAGAAGAAACTTTGGGAAACTACAACAATATAGAGGTGGTACATGGAGATGTTCTAAAGGTTAATTTAAATCAGCTAATAAAAGAAAAGCTAGATGGTAAAAAGGTAAAGGTAGTTGCAAATCTCCCATACTATATAACTACACCTATAATAATGAAGCTATTAGAAGAGAAGCTTAATATAGACAAGATCGTAGTAATGGTTCAAAAAGAAGTTGCATTAAGAATGAAAGCTACGCCAGGAAACAAAGATTATGGGGCTTTATCCATAGCAGTACAATACTACTCTAAACCTGAAATAATAGTGGATGTTCCAAAAAATGTATTTATGCCAAGGCCAAATGTAGACTCGGCAGTTATAATGCTAGATGTATATGATGAACCTGTAATAAAAGTTAAAGACGAAAAAATATTTTTTAATGTGGTAAAGGCTGCCTTTGGAAAAAGAAGAAAAACCCTTTTAAACGCATTGGCTGGTGGAATAGACCTAGGAAAAGAAAAAATAGAGGAAGTATTAAAGAGAAGTGAAATAGAACCAGTAAGAAGAGGCGAAACCCTTAGTATCATAGAATTTGCCAGAATTGCTGATGAAATATATGAAGTGATGAATAACTAA
- a CDS encoding cytochrome c biogenesis protein CcdA encodes MTDISISASFAAGLLSFFSPCVLPLIPAYITYITGTALEEELENKRFLALTRTLGFVLGFTIIFMAMGVSASFIGRLFRVYKRQFSMISGLLIIGLGFNMMGILKLNVLNKGIRFKLPKASNWFSSVLVGMAFAAGWTPCVGAVLGTILLLAGNTGTVSSGFFLLLFYSLGLAIPFILTALLISRFGRFLTKSEKVLPYITKIGGLIIVLLGLLIFFNKMHLLTNLLL; translated from the coding sequence ATGACTGATATTTCAATATCTGCATCCTTTGCTGCAGGATTATTATCTTTTTTTTCTCCTTGTGTACTTCCACTAATACCTGCATATATAACATACATAACAGGGACTGCATTAGAGGAAGAATTGGAAAACAAAAGATTTCTTGCACTTACTAGGACTTTAGGCTTTGTACTAGGTTTTACAATTATTTTCATGGCAATGGGAGTGTCTGCTAGCTTTATTGGAAGACTATTTAGGGTATATAAAAGGCAGTTTTCAATGATTAGTGGTTTATTAATAATTGGTTTAGGATTTAATATGATGGGTATTTTAAAATTAAATGTTCTTAATAAGGGAATAAGGTTTAAGCTGCCAAAGGCATCTAACTGGTTTAGTTCAGTTCTAGTAGGTATGGCATTTGCTGCTGGCTGGACTCCATGTGTTGGAGCTGTTTTAGGAACCATACTTTTACTTGCAGGAAATACAGGAACAGTATCATCAGGTTTCTTTCTATTGCTGTTCTATTCATTAGGTCTTGCAATTCCATTTATTTTAACAGCATTGCTTATAAGCAGATTTGGAAGATTTCTAACTAAGTCTGAAAAGGTACTTCCCTATATAACGAAAATAGGAGGATTGATTATAGTGCTCCTTGGACTTTTGATTTTTTTCAATAAAATGCATTTATTAACGAATTTGCTTTTATAG